A single Curtobacterium sp. MCSS17_015 DNA region contains:
- a CDS encoding sugar-binding domain-containing protein has product MSDAAQPVRTQQALRAAHLYYLQDLTMDAIADELGTSRSSVSRLLKYARDTGLVDIQIRSPLDQAAALSRSIRARFGVHAHVVPVPDHTSDVDRLERVALSAARILTQYIESNMVIGISWGSTVSAVSRYLVPKTTHGSTVVQVNGAANTRTTGIVYASEILRRFGEAYGALVQQFPVPAFFDDPATKAALFRERSIRRVLDLHERMDLVVFGVGAPQAPVPSHVYSGGYLDPADQEELREAGVVGDVSTVFYRADGSWKDIGVNARAGAPDLDTVKRAPRRICVVAGRGKAASLRGALAAGLVTDLILDESVGQAILQN; this is encoded by the coding sequence ATGAGCGACGCCGCCCAGCCCGTGCGCACCCAGCAGGCCCTGCGGGCCGCGCACCTCTACTACCTGCAGGACCTCACGATGGACGCCATCGCCGACGAGCTCGGGACCTCCCGGTCCTCGGTGTCCCGTCTGCTCAAGTACGCGCGGGACACCGGGCTCGTCGACATCCAGATCCGCTCGCCCCTCGACCAGGCCGCCGCGCTCAGCCGGAGCATCCGCGCGCGCTTCGGCGTGCACGCGCACGTCGTGCCGGTGCCCGACCACACGAGCGACGTCGACCGCCTCGAGCGGGTCGCACTGTCCGCCGCGCGGATCCTCACGCAGTACATCGAGTCGAACATGGTCATCGGCATCTCGTGGGGCTCGACCGTCAGCGCCGTCAGCCGGTACCTCGTGCCGAAGACCACGCACGGCTCCACCGTCGTCCAGGTGAACGGCGCCGCGAACACGCGGACCACGGGCATCGTCTACGCGTCGGAGATCCTCCGGCGCTTCGGTGAGGCGTACGGCGCCCTCGTGCAGCAGTTCCCGGTGCCGGCGTTCTTCGACGACCCGGCCACCAAGGCCGCGCTGTTCCGCGAGCGCTCGATCCGGCGCGTCCTCGACCTGCACGAGCGGATGGACCTCGTCGTGTTCGGCGTCGGCGCCCCGCAGGCACCGGTGCCGTCGCACGTGTACTCCGGGGGCTACCTGGACCCCGCCGACCAGGAGGAGCTGCGCGAGGCCGGCGTGGTCGGTGACGTCTCGACCGTGTTCTACCGGGCCGACGGGTCGTGGAAGGACATCGGCGTGAACGCCCGGGCCGGGGCGCCGGACCTCGACACGGTCAAGCGTGCACCGCGCCGGATCTGCGTCGTCGCCGGACGGGGGAAGGCCGCCTCGCTCCGCGGCGCGCTGGCTGCCGGGCTCGTGACGGACCTCATCCTCGACGAGAGCGTGGGGCAGGCGATCCTGCAGAACTGA
- a CDS encoding glycerol-3-phosphate dehydrogenase/oxidase — translation MSKKTQPRNTVTALTGRPNAQVLIVGGGINGIATFRDLALQGVDVALVERGDYASGASAASSHMIHGGIRYLENGEFRLVRESVQERNGLIRIAPHYVKPLQTTMPIFSTFSGIMNAPLRMLTHKQRSTKERGAMLIKIGMTIYDSFSRDGGSVPKHVFRTKKAALEDMPALNRDLKYTGTYYDASVHEPERLALDVLKDGLAASTGTGADATARATNYVEAAGSRDGGVLLRDRETGEEFVFTADVVVNASGPWTDLTNEAFGGETKYMGGTKGSHIVVDNPELLEATKGRELFFENNDGRIVLIYPLKGRVLIGTTDIDADPSEPAVCTEEEVDYFFGLVKHVFPQIELNRDHIVYRYSGIRPLPRHEDTAPGFVSRDYRIVDTPIAGLPETTVLSLVGGKWTTFRALAAHLSTDITTKLGITRKVDTTGMPIGGGKDFPTTDGQRALWIKSHRDGLASETVDRLLDRYGTRAAEVVDALVTGPVEPLESDAALTRAEVRYFADHEHAVHLADVVLRRTNLAFVGGVTIDLLDELADVMAETLDWTTEERADEVQRTLDVLRESHGVIVPLTSASQLA, via the coding sequence ATGTCGAAGAAGACGCAGCCCAGGAACACGGTCACCGCCCTCACCGGACGCCCGAACGCACAGGTCCTCATCGTCGGTGGCGGGATCAACGGCATCGCCACCTTCCGTGACCTCGCCCTGCAGGGCGTCGACGTCGCCCTCGTCGAGCGCGGCGACTACGCCTCCGGCGCCTCGGCCGCGTCGAGCCACATGATCCACGGCGGCATCCGCTACCTCGAGAACGGCGAGTTCCGCCTGGTGCGCGAGAGCGTGCAGGAGCGCAACGGCCTCATCCGCATCGCCCCGCACTACGTCAAGCCGCTGCAGACGACGATGCCGATCTTCTCCACCTTCTCCGGCATCATGAACGCCCCGCTGCGCATGCTGACGCACAAGCAGCGCTCCACGAAGGAGCGCGGCGCCATGCTCATCAAGATCGGCATGACGATCTACGACTCCTTCTCGCGCGACGGCGGCTCGGTCCCGAAGCACGTCTTCCGCACGAAGAAGGCCGCGCTCGAGGACATGCCGGCCCTCAACCGCGACCTCAAGTACACGGGCACCTACTACGACGCCTCGGTGCACGAGCCGGAGCGCCTGGCCCTCGACGTCCTCAAGGACGGCCTGGCCGCCAGCACCGGCACCGGTGCCGACGCGACCGCCCGTGCGACCAACTACGTCGAGGCCGCCGGCAGCCGTGACGGAGGCGTCCTGCTCCGCGACCGCGAGACCGGCGAGGAGTTCGTGTTCACCGCGGACGTCGTCGTGAACGCCTCCGGCCCCTGGACCGACCTCACCAACGAGGCGTTCGGCGGCGAGACGAAGTACATGGGCGGCACCAAGGGCTCGCACATCGTCGTCGACAACCCCGAGCTGCTCGAGGCGACGAAGGGCCGCGAGCTGTTCTTCGAGAACAACGACGGCCGCATCGTGCTCATCTACCCGCTCAAGGGCCGGGTCCTGATCGGCACGACCGACATCGACGCCGACCCGTCCGAGCCGGCGGTCTGCACCGAGGAAGAGGTGGACTACTTCTTCGGCCTCGTGAAGCACGTCTTCCCGCAGATCGAGCTGAACCGCGACCACATCGTCTACCGCTACTCCGGCATCCGTCCGCTCCCCCGCCACGAGGACACCGCCCCCGGGTTCGTGTCGCGTGACTACCGCATCGTCGACACCCCGATCGCCGGCCTGCCGGAGACCACGGTCCTGTCGCTCGTCGGTGGCAAGTGGACGACGTTCCGCGCCCTCGCCGCACACCTGTCGACCGACATCACGACCAAGCTCGGCATCACCCGCAAGGTCGACACGACCGGCATGCCGATCGGTGGTGGCAAGGACTTCCCGACCACCGACGGGCAGCGTGCGCTGTGGATCAAGTCGCACCGTGACGGCCTCGCGTCCGAGACGGTCGACCGCCTGCTCGACCGCTACGGCACCCGTGCCGCCGAGGTCGTCGACGCGCTGGTCACCGGACCGGTCGAGCCGCTCGAGTCCGACGCGGCGCTCACCCGCGCCGAGGTCCGGTACTTCGCCGATCACGAGCACGCCGTGCACCTGGCCGACGTGGTGCTCCGCCGCACGAACCTCGCGTTCGTCGGTGGCGTCACGATCGACCTGCTCGACGAGCTCGCCGACGTCATGGCGGAGACCCTCGACTGGACGACCGAGGAGCGCGCCGACGAGGTGCAGCGCACGCTCGACGTCCTCCGCGAGTCGCACGGCGTCATCGTGCCGCTGACGTCCGCGTCGCAGCTCGCCTGA
- a CDS encoding AraC family transcriptional regulator, whose product MVLTPDAGPSVSAPPVGVERADTRSYRRLAGTDIDHAMAFFTSDYDLKAPLIRRTHAGTQWDFAGVTDERMSLRTSHFGVDLRSQSQSDDFIVAWLRSGSSTITFNGRSVDLERGVPVVLPSETYDLHHRDIGLNLVHLDRSFVTSLVGDDTFSFEPLERPDADGMRLWEDTVRRHSPTWLQVESPLSAAARRDIAESFANAALRAFPRRSTWRAAVTGSGPEHQRLRRALDYVHAHAREPIGTPEIAAAAGLSPRGLQQSLRRHLDLTPGELLRSVRLDGALEDLRRAERDETSVADIARGWGFGHLGRFSAAYRSRFGELPSDTLRTRTRR is encoded by the coding sequence ATGGTGCTCACTCCCGATGCCGGTCCCTCCGTGTCCGCTCCGCCCGTCGGCGTCGAGCGGGCCGACACCCGGTCGTACCGGCGACTGGCGGGCACCGACATCGACCACGCCATGGCGTTCTTCACCTCGGACTACGACCTCAAGGCACCGCTCATCCGGCGCACCCACGCCGGCACCCAGTGGGACTTCGCCGGCGTCACCGACGAGCGGATGTCCCTGCGCACCTCACACTTCGGGGTGGACCTGCGCAGCCAGAGCCAGTCGGACGACTTCATCGTCGCGTGGCTCCGGAGCGGCAGCAGCACGATCACGTTCAACGGGCGCTCCGTCGACCTCGAGCGGGGCGTCCCGGTGGTCCTGCCGTCGGAGACCTACGACCTGCACCACCGGGACATCGGGCTCAACCTCGTGCACCTCGACCGCTCGTTCGTCACGAGCCTGGTCGGTGACGACACGTTCTCGTTCGAGCCCCTCGAGCGGCCGGACGCCGACGGCATGCGGCTGTGGGAGGACACCGTCCGGCGGCACTCGCCGACCTGGCTCCAGGTGGAGTCACCGTTGTCGGCCGCTGCCCGTCGGGACATCGCCGAGTCCTTCGCGAACGCGGCGCTCCGGGCGTTCCCCCGGCGCAGCACCTGGCGGGCGGCGGTCACCGGCTCCGGGCCGGAACACCAGCGGCTCCGTCGTGCGCTCGACTACGTGCACGCCCACGCCCGCGAACCGATCGGCACGCCGGAGATCGCGGCGGCCGCGGGTCTCAGCCCGCGCGGCCTGCAGCAGTCCCTCCGCCGACACCTGGACCTGACGCCGGGCGAACTGCTGCGCTCCGTCCGGCTCGACGGGGCGCTCGAGGACCTGCGACGGGCCGAGCGTGACGAGACCTCGGTGGCGGACATCGCAAGGGGATGGGGGTTCGGCCACCTCGGGCGGTTCTCCGCCGCGTACCGGTCCCGGTTCGGGGAACTGCCGAGCGACACCCTGCGGACGCGCACCCGGCGCTGA
- a CDS encoding histidine phosphatase family protein has translation MRLLLVRHGQTPANVTGLLDAEVPGPGLTDLGQAQADALPRALGDRGIERLFASTMVRTQITAAPLARALDLEPVVLPGLREIEAGDLQGKRDTVSVQSYLAAAYAWAAGDRDERMPGAEDGHAFFGRYDDAVRQIEATGAEVAAAFSHGAAIRIWAAVTAQNVPDDLGRNRHLENTGVVELEGSTEDGWRLVDWAGEPIGGDDLADLGAQDPTGERF, from the coding sequence ATGCGACTCCTGCTCGTCCGCCACGGACAGACCCCCGCCAACGTGACCGGCCTGCTCGACGCCGAGGTGCCCGGGCCCGGCCTGACCGACCTCGGGCAGGCGCAGGCCGACGCGCTGCCCCGCGCACTGGGGGACCGGGGCATCGAGCGGCTCTTCGCCTCCACCATGGTGCGGACGCAGATCACCGCGGCTCCGCTCGCGCGGGCGCTCGACCTCGAGCCCGTGGTGCTGCCGGGCCTGCGCGAGATCGAGGCCGGCGACCTGCAGGGCAAGCGCGACACGGTGTCGGTCCAGAGTTACCTGGCGGCGGCGTACGCGTGGGCCGCGGGCGACCGGGACGAACGGATGCCGGGCGCCGAGGACGGGCACGCCTTCTTCGGCCGCTACGACGACGCCGTGCGGCAGATCGAGGCGACCGGTGCCGAGGTGGCCGCCGCGTTCAGCCACGGGGCCGCGATCCGGATCTGGGCCGCGGTGACCGCGCAGAACGTGCCCGACGACCTCGGCCGGAACCGGCACCTCGAGAACACCGGCGTCGTCGAGCTCGAGGGTTCCACCGAGGACGGCTGGCGCTTGGTGGACTGGGCCGGCGAGCCGATCGGCGGCGACGACCTCGCCGACCTGGGCGCGCAGGACCCGACGGGCGAGCGGTTCTGA